One window of Saimiri boliviensis isolate mSaiBol1 chromosome 4, mSaiBol1.pri, whole genome shotgun sequence genomic DNA carries:
- the FBXO30 gene encoding F-box only protein 30 isoform X1, with protein MYSKCTRAGLAIMEEELQHSHCVNCVSRRCMTRPEPGISCDLIGCPLVCGAVFHSCKADEHRLLCPFERVPCLNSDFGCPFTMARNKVAEHLEMCPASVVCCTMEWNRWPVSYADRKSYENLSRDVDEVAQLDMALALQDQRMLLESLKVATMMSKATDKVSKPREQISVKSSVPEIPHTNGLVSVDEESYGALYQATVETTRSLAAALDILNTATRDIGILNTSVCASPNEMGKEQNARESLQDQNLKDQDHLFEEEIGAVGGIDHNDTSQNARSEQNGSSDLLCDLNRSSCDTSALCNGFPLKNICAQVIDQNHNLHGDSKQSNLTNGACVASDGTSKPSSSLVVAAQLREVIPPSALLNGTVQHILIPDDEDEGELCWRKVDLGDLKNMDVLSFSSAPSFSFLSNSCWSKPKEDKAVDTSDLEVAEDPMGLQGIDLITAALLFCLGDSPGGRGISDSRVVDVYHIDFGTQTFSLPSAILATNTMVGEIASASACDHANPQLSNPSPFQTLGLDLVLECVARYQPKQRSMFTFVCGQLFRRKEFSSHFKNVHGDIHAGLNGWMEQRCPLAYYGCTYSQRRFCPSIQGAKIIHDRHLRSFGVQPCVSTVLVEPARNCVLGLHSDHLSSLPFEVLQHIAGFLDGFSLCQLSCVSKLMRDVCGSLLQSRGMVILQWGKRKYPEGNSSWQIKEKVWRFSTAFCSVNEWKFADILSMADHLKKCSYNVVEKREEAIPLPCMCVTRELTKEGRSLRSVLKPVL; from the exons ATGTATTCCAAGTGTACGAG AGCTGGACTGGCCATTATGGAGGAGGAGCTGCAGCATTCACATTGTGTGAATTGTGTCAGTAGACGGTGTATGACCAGACCAGAGCCTGGGATTTCCTGTGATTTGATTGGTTGTCCATTGGTTTGTGGTGCCGTTTTCCACTCTTGTAAAGCCGATGAGCATCGACTTTTATGTCCATTTGAACGAGTGCCTTGCTTAAATAGTGACTTTGGATGTCCATTTACCATGGCCCGAAATAAAGTTGCTGAACATCTAGAAATGTGTCCTGCAAGTGTGGTGTGCTGTACTATGGAATGGAACCGATGGCCAGTTAGTTATGCAGACCGAAAATCCTATGAAAATCTAAGCAGAGATGTTGATGAAGTGGCACAGTTAGATATGGCCTTGGCTCTTCAAGACCAAAGAATGCTCTTAGAATCTCTCAAAGTAGCCACCATGATGTCAAAAGCAACTGATAAAGTTTCCAAACCTAGAGAACAAATCTCAGTTAAATCAAGTGTCCCAGAAATACCACATACTAATGGTTTGGTGTCTGTTGATGAAGAATCTTATGGTGCACTCTATCAAGCTACTGTAGAAACAACCAGAAGTTTGGCTGCTGCTTTGGATATCCTGAATACTGCTACAAGAGACATTGGCATTTTAAATACAAGTGTCTGTGCTTCCCCAAATGAAATGGGTAAAGAGCAAAATGCAAGAGAAAGCTTACAGGATCAAAACTTGAAAGACCAAGATCATCTTTTTGAGGAGGAGATAGGAGCAGTAGGTGGAATTGACCACAATGACACAAGTCAGAATGCCCGGTCTGAACAAAATGGTTCAAGTGATTTATTATGTGACCTGAATAGAAGTTCTTGTGACACTTCTGCTCTTTGTAATGgctttcctttgaaaaatatatgtgCACAGGTCATAGACCAGAATCATAATTTACATGGTGATTCAAAACAAAGTAACTTAACAAATGGAGCCTGTGTGGCATCAGATGGCACTTCAAAACCTTCCAGCTCACTTGTGGTAGCAGCACAACTTAGGGAAGTAATACCACCCAGTGCTTTGCTTAATGGCACAGTTCAGCATATCCTTATACCCgatgatgaggatgaaggtgAATTGTGTTGGAGAAAAGTAGACTTAGGGGACTTGAAGAATATGGATGTCttatctttcagttctgctccttcattcagttttctttctaattcatgTTGGTCTAAACCAAAGGAAGATAAAGCAGTAGATACATCAGATTTGGAAGTTGCAGAAGATCCCATGGGCCTCCAAGGAATAGATCTGATCACAGCAGCATTGCTATTTTGTCTAGGAGATTCTCCAGGAGGGAGGGGTATATCTGATAGCCGCGTGGTTGATGTTTATCACATTGACTTTGGGACTCAGACTTTTTCACTTCCATCTGCAATATTAGCTACAAATACAATGGTTGGGGAAATAGCTTCAGCTTCAGCTTGTGATCATGCCAATCCACAGCTTTCAAATCCAAGTCCATTTCAGACACTTGGGCTGGATTTAGTATTGGAATGTGTCGCTAGATACCAACCCAAGCAGCGTTCAATGTTTACCTTTGTGTGTGGACAGTTATTCAGAAGGAAAGAATTTTCCTCCCATTTTAAGAATGTGCATGGTGACATTCATGCTGGACTCAATGGCTGGATGGAACAGAGGTGCCCTTTAGCATACTATGGTTGTACCTATTCTCAGCGTAGATTTTGTCCATCAATACAAGGAGCGAAGATTATCCATGACCGCCATTTGAGGTCATTTGGAGTTCAGCCATGTGTATCTACAGTATTAGTAGAGCCTGCTAGAAACTGTGTATTGGGATTACATAGTGACCATCTAAGTAGCCTTCCTTTTGAGGTCCTGCAGCATATTGCAGGCTTTCTTGATGGCTTCAGTTTATGCCAGCTCTCATGTGTATCCAAGTTAATGAGGGATGTGTGCGGCAGCCTGCTTCAGTCTCGTGGCATGGTCATACTGCAGTGGGGGAAAAGGAAGTATCCAGAAGGAAATTCATCGTGGCAGATAAAAGAAAAG GTGTGGCGATTTAGTACTGCATTTTGTTCTGTTAATGAATGGAAATTTGCTGACATCCTAAGCATGGCTGACCACTTGAAGAAATGCAGTTATAATGTTGTCGAGAAACGGGAGGAAGCAATCCCATTGCCATGTATGTGTGTGACACGAGAACTCACTAAAGAAGGACGTTCACTACGCTCAGTTTTAAAACCTGTACTTTAA
- the FBXO30 gene encoding F-box only protein 30 isoform X2: protein MEEELQHSHCVNCVSRRCMTRPEPGISCDLIGCPLVCGAVFHSCKADEHRLLCPFERVPCLNSDFGCPFTMARNKVAEHLEMCPASVVCCTMEWNRWPVSYADRKSYENLSRDVDEVAQLDMALALQDQRMLLESLKVATMMSKATDKVSKPREQISVKSSVPEIPHTNGLVSVDEESYGALYQATVETTRSLAAALDILNTATRDIGILNTSVCASPNEMGKEQNARESLQDQNLKDQDHLFEEEIGAVGGIDHNDTSQNARSEQNGSSDLLCDLNRSSCDTSALCNGFPLKNICAQVIDQNHNLHGDSKQSNLTNGACVASDGTSKPSSSLVVAAQLREVIPPSALLNGTVQHILIPDDEDEGELCWRKVDLGDLKNMDVLSFSSAPSFSFLSNSCWSKPKEDKAVDTSDLEVAEDPMGLQGIDLITAALLFCLGDSPGGRGISDSRVVDVYHIDFGTQTFSLPSAILATNTMVGEIASASACDHANPQLSNPSPFQTLGLDLVLECVARYQPKQRSMFTFVCGQLFRRKEFSSHFKNVHGDIHAGLNGWMEQRCPLAYYGCTYSQRRFCPSIQGAKIIHDRHLRSFGVQPCVSTVLVEPARNCVLGLHSDHLSSLPFEVLQHIAGFLDGFSLCQLSCVSKLMRDVCGSLLQSRGMVILQWGKRKYPEGNSSWQIKEKVWRFSTAFCSVNEWKFADILSMADHLKKCSYNVVEKREEAIPLPCMCVTRELTKEGRSLRSVLKPVL, encoded by the exons ATGGAGGAGGAGCTGCAGCATTCACATTGTGTGAATTGTGTCAGTAGACGGTGTATGACCAGACCAGAGCCTGGGATTTCCTGTGATTTGATTGGTTGTCCATTGGTTTGTGGTGCCGTTTTCCACTCTTGTAAAGCCGATGAGCATCGACTTTTATGTCCATTTGAACGAGTGCCTTGCTTAAATAGTGACTTTGGATGTCCATTTACCATGGCCCGAAATAAAGTTGCTGAACATCTAGAAATGTGTCCTGCAAGTGTGGTGTGCTGTACTATGGAATGGAACCGATGGCCAGTTAGTTATGCAGACCGAAAATCCTATGAAAATCTAAGCAGAGATGTTGATGAAGTGGCACAGTTAGATATGGCCTTGGCTCTTCAAGACCAAAGAATGCTCTTAGAATCTCTCAAAGTAGCCACCATGATGTCAAAAGCAACTGATAAAGTTTCCAAACCTAGAGAACAAATCTCAGTTAAATCAAGTGTCCCAGAAATACCACATACTAATGGTTTGGTGTCTGTTGATGAAGAATCTTATGGTGCACTCTATCAAGCTACTGTAGAAACAACCAGAAGTTTGGCTGCTGCTTTGGATATCCTGAATACTGCTACAAGAGACATTGGCATTTTAAATACAAGTGTCTGTGCTTCCCCAAATGAAATGGGTAAAGAGCAAAATGCAAGAGAAAGCTTACAGGATCAAAACTTGAAAGACCAAGATCATCTTTTTGAGGAGGAGATAGGAGCAGTAGGTGGAATTGACCACAATGACACAAGTCAGAATGCCCGGTCTGAACAAAATGGTTCAAGTGATTTATTATGTGACCTGAATAGAAGTTCTTGTGACACTTCTGCTCTTTGTAATGgctttcctttgaaaaatatatgtgCACAGGTCATAGACCAGAATCATAATTTACATGGTGATTCAAAACAAAGTAACTTAACAAATGGAGCCTGTGTGGCATCAGATGGCACTTCAAAACCTTCCAGCTCACTTGTGGTAGCAGCACAACTTAGGGAAGTAATACCACCCAGTGCTTTGCTTAATGGCACAGTTCAGCATATCCTTATACCCgatgatgaggatgaaggtgAATTGTGTTGGAGAAAAGTAGACTTAGGGGACTTGAAGAATATGGATGTCttatctttcagttctgctccttcattcagttttctttctaattcatgTTGGTCTAAACCAAAGGAAGATAAAGCAGTAGATACATCAGATTTGGAAGTTGCAGAAGATCCCATGGGCCTCCAAGGAATAGATCTGATCACAGCAGCATTGCTATTTTGTCTAGGAGATTCTCCAGGAGGGAGGGGTATATCTGATAGCCGCGTGGTTGATGTTTATCACATTGACTTTGGGACTCAGACTTTTTCACTTCCATCTGCAATATTAGCTACAAATACAATGGTTGGGGAAATAGCTTCAGCTTCAGCTTGTGATCATGCCAATCCACAGCTTTCAAATCCAAGTCCATTTCAGACACTTGGGCTGGATTTAGTATTGGAATGTGTCGCTAGATACCAACCCAAGCAGCGTTCAATGTTTACCTTTGTGTGTGGACAGTTATTCAGAAGGAAAGAATTTTCCTCCCATTTTAAGAATGTGCATGGTGACATTCATGCTGGACTCAATGGCTGGATGGAACAGAGGTGCCCTTTAGCATACTATGGTTGTACCTATTCTCAGCGTAGATTTTGTCCATCAATACAAGGAGCGAAGATTATCCATGACCGCCATTTGAGGTCATTTGGAGTTCAGCCATGTGTATCTACAGTATTAGTAGAGCCTGCTAGAAACTGTGTATTGGGATTACATAGTGACCATCTAAGTAGCCTTCCTTTTGAGGTCCTGCAGCATATTGCAGGCTTTCTTGATGGCTTCAGTTTATGCCAGCTCTCATGTGTATCCAAGTTAATGAGGGATGTGTGCGGCAGCCTGCTTCAGTCTCGTGGCATGGTCATACTGCAGTGGGGGAAAAGGAAGTATCCAGAAGGAAATTCATCGTGGCAGATAAAAGAAAAG GTGTGGCGATTTAGTACTGCATTTTGTTCTGTTAATGAATGGAAATTTGCTGACATCCTAAGCATGGCTGACCACTTGAAGAAATGCAGTTATAATGTTGTCGAGAAACGGGAGGAAGCAATCCCATTGCCATGTATGTGTGTGACACGAGAACTCACTAAAGAAGGACGTTCACTACGCTCAGTTTTAAAACCTGTACTTTAA